Proteins encoded by one window of Chryseobacterium foetidum:
- the cdd gene encoding cytidine deaminase: MKKDFQISFEHFTAQNELTESEISLLEAAKKARENAYAPYSHFLVGCAVLLENGEIFSGNNQENAAFPSGLCAERTAIYWVAANFPNEKISKIFVVGGPRKSTEKTPPIPPCGNCRQSLMEYETKQNQNIEIYFASLTDEIYKVSSVKDLLPFYFDSSFL, encoded by the coding sequence ATGAAAAAAGATTTTCAGATCAGTTTTGAGCACTTTACAGCACAAAACGAGTTGACCGAAAGCGAAATTTCCCTTTTGGAAGCTGCTAAAAAAGCACGGGAAAATGCATACGCTCCCTACTCCCATTTTTTGGTGGGCTGCGCTGTGCTTCTTGAAAACGGTGAAATATTTTCAGGCAACAATCAGGAAAATGCTGCATTTCCATCGGGTCTTTGTGCTGAGCGAACGGCCATTTACTGGGTGGCTGCCAATTTTCCGAATGAGAAAATCAGTAAAATTTTTGTTGTGGGCGGTCCGAGAAAATCTACAGAAAAAACACCTCCTATTCCACCGTGTGGCAACTGCCGTCAGAGTTTAATGGAATACGAAACGAAACAGAACCAGAATATTGAGATCTATTTTGCGAGTCTTACAGATGAAATTTATAAGGTGAGTTCCGTGAAAGATTTGCTTCCGTTTTATTTTGATTCCAGCTTTTTGTAG
- a CDS encoding NADH:flavin oxidoreductase/NADH oxidase, which translates to MLYTPINFRNVELKNRWVMSPMCMYSSDNGLANDFHFVHYVSRAQGGTGLIFVEATAVEPKGRITNHCMGIWNDEQANALKRIVDFVHQNTESKIGIQLAHAGRKGSTWENKQISLEEGWETLAPSPIPYHPTERIPHVLSVEEIKEQVQNFKIAAKKAVDAGFDVIEIHAAHGYLAHQFLSPLSNVRTDEYGGSFENRSRFLLEIVDAVNEILNENVALFVRISGTEYAENGWDIEDSVALAKVLKDHSVDLIDVSSGGNIHGAKIEVKPLYQVHLSGQVKKEADVKTGTVGLITSAEQAEYIMGQNEADLIFVAREILRNPFLAVQSSFAAHKDCFFPHQYLRAKL; encoded by the coding sequence ATGTTATACACACCAATCAACTTCAGAAATGTAGAACTGAAAAACCGCTGGGTAATGTCGCCAATGTGCATGTACAGCAGCGATAACGGACTTGCCAATGACTTCCACTTTGTACATTACGTAAGCCGTGCCCAGGGCGGAACCGGACTAATCTTCGTGGAAGCCACCGCCGTGGAGCCAAAAGGCAGGATCACCAATCACTGCATGGGAATCTGGAATGATGAGCAGGCAAATGCATTGAAACGAATCGTTGATTTCGTGCATCAGAATACAGAATCCAAAATAGGAATTCAGCTGGCACATGCAGGACGAAAAGGTTCTACATGGGAAAACAAACAGATTTCTCTCGAAGAAGGCTGGGAAACATTAGCTCCAAGCCCAATTCCTTATCACCCGACTGAGAGAATCCCTCATGTTTTAAGTGTTGAGGAAATTAAAGAGCAGGTTCAGAATTTTAAAATTGCTGCGAAAAAAGCTGTAGATGCAGGTTTTGATGTAATTGAAATTCACGCGGCACACGGCTATTTGGCTCATCAGTTTCTTTCACCGCTTTCCAATGTAAGAACGGATGAATATGGCGGGAGTTTTGAAAACAGAAGCCGTTTTTTACTTGAAATAGTAGATGCTGTCAATGAAATACTGAATGAAAATGTTGCATTGTTTGTAAGAATTTCAGGAACAGAATATGCGGAAAACGGTTGGGATATTGAAGACAGTGTAGCTCTTGCAAAAGTTCTTAAAGATCACAGCGTTGATTTAATAGATGTTTCAAGTGGTGGAAATATTCACGGTGCAAAAATTGAAGTTAAACCATTGTATCAGGTTCATTTATCGGGTCAGGTGAAAAAAGAAGCGGATGTAAAAACAGGAACTGTTGGATTAATCACAAGCGCCGAACAGGCCGAGTATATTATGGGACAAAATGAAGCAGATCTTATTTTTGTGGCAAGAGAAATTCTGAGGAATCCGTTTCTGGCAGTACAGAGTTCGTTTGCAGCTCACAAAGACTGCTTCTTTCCCCACCAGTATCTCCGCGCAAAATTATAA
- a CDS encoding DUF2752 domain-containing protein, which yields MKIEEYMLSCPSKKFLGIECFGCGTQRAIVLVFQGKFVEAFHMFPAVYTLLLFFMTVILTFVDRKRNYGNILVILGILNALIMVISYFYKRI from the coding sequence ATGAAAATTGAAGAATACATGTTATCCTGTCCGAGCAAGAAATTTTTAGGAATAGAATGTTTCGGATGTGGCACCCAAAGGGCAATTGTATTGGTTTTTCAAGGGAAATTTGTGGAAGCTTTCCATATGTTTCCGGCGGTATATACGCTTTTGCTCTTTTTTATGACCGTAATTCTCACGTTTGTAGACCGAAAAAGAAACTACGGAAATATTTTGGTTATTTTAGGAATACTTAATGCACTAATCATGGTAATTTCTTATTTTTATAAACGAATTTAA
- a CDS encoding CCC motif membrane protein produces MEQQKLPNATTVLVLGIVSIVGTCCCTGLVGVICGLIGMNLYKKDKVLYDQNPASYTDFNNLNTGRILCIIGLVLGAIQLLYFVYILATIGWEGYMEQMRGITNMGRG; encoded by the coding sequence ATGGAACAACAAAAATTACCAAATGCAACCACGGTGTTGGTTTTAGGAATCGTATCAATCGTAGGAACATGCTGCTGTACTGGTCTCGTCGGAGTAATCTGCGGTTTAATAGGGATGAACTTATACAAAAAAGACAAAGTTTTGTATGATCAGAATCCTGCTTCGTACACAGATTTCAACAATCTGAATACCGGTAGAATTTTATGCATCATCGGATTGGTTTTAGGAGCTATTCAGCTTTTGTATTTCGTATACATTCTTGCTACCATCGGCTGGGAAGGTTACATGGAACAGATGCGTGGAATCACCAACATGGGAAGAGGCTAA
- a CDS encoding CCC motif membrane protein, translating to MNQQSLPNATAVLVLGILSLVSCICYGIPGIICGVIALILYSKDKKLYMKDPQLYNNYSNLNTGRILAIIGLVLGALFLAFMIFYISLIGMEALSDPELLQERMRELQDN from the coding sequence ATGAATCAACAAAGTTTACCAAATGCTACGGCAGTTTTGGTCTTAGGAATTTTATCACTTGTATCATGTATCTGTTACGGAATTCCCGGTATCATCTGTGGCGTAATCGCACTGATCTTGTACAGTAAAGACAAGAAACTTTACATGAAAGATCCGCAACTCTACAACAACTACAGCAACCTGAATACCGGAAGAATACTGGCTATTATAGGTTTGGTCTTAGGAGCGCTGTTTTTAGCATTTATGATTTTCTATATTTCTCTTATAGGTATGGAAGCACTTTCAGATCCGGAGCTTTTGCAGGAAAGGATGAGAGAATTGCAGGACAATTAA